In one Lycium barbarum isolate Lr01 chromosome 7, ASM1917538v2, whole genome shotgun sequence genomic region, the following are encoded:
- the LOC132604510 gene encoding GATA transcription factor 15-like isoform X2 encodes MSGQNQTPERVSLETNQKTCVDCGTTKTPLWRGGPAGPKSLCNACGIRSRKKRRALLGLNKEDKKSKKSSNKTIGHQQNQSSTSSTSSSGESSTSNAVVKQSEKCIPFKKRLLHFGREVAMQRPRSNSTQRRKLGEEEQAAFLLMALSCGSVYA; translated from the exons ATGAGTGGGCAAAATCAAACACCAGAAAGGGTTTCATTAGAGACTAATCAGAAAACTTGTGTTGATTGTGGTACTACAAAAACACCACTTTGGAGAGGTGGTCCTGCTGGACCTAAG TCATTGTGTAATGCATGTGGGATAAGGAGCAGAAAAAAGAGAAGAGCTCTTCTAGGATTGAACAAAGAAGACAAGAAATCaaaaaaatcttcaaataagacaaTTGGCCATCAACAGAACCAGAGTAGTACCAGCAGTACAAGCAGCAGTGGAGAAAGTTCAACTAGTAATGCAGTAGTGAAGCAGAGTGAAAAGTGCATTCCTTTTAAAAAGAGATTATTGCATTTTGGTAGAGAAGTAGCAATGCAAAGACCAAGATCAAACTCTACACAGAGAAGAAAATTGGGTGAAGAAGAACAAGCAGCATTCTTGTTGATGGCTCTTTCTTGTGGCTCTGTTTATGCTTAA
- the LOC132604510 gene encoding GATA transcription factor 15-like isoform X1, protein MVDISDKTSDHEVQETEEMSGQNQTPERVSLETNQKTCVDCGTTKTPLWRGGPAGPKSLCNACGIRSRKKRRALLGLNKEDKKSKKSSNKTIGHQQNQSSTSSTSSSGESSTSNAVVKQSEKCIPFKKRLLHFGREVAMQRPRSNSTQRRKLGEEEQAAFLLMALSCGSVYA, encoded by the exons ATGGTGGATATAAGTGATAAAACAAGTGATCACGAG GTTCAAGAAACTGAAGAAATGAGTGGGCAAAATCAAACACCAGAAAGGGTTTCATTAGAGACTAATCAGAAAACTTGTGTTGATTGTGGTACTACAAAAACACCACTTTGGAGAGGTGGTCCTGCTGGACCTAAG TCATTGTGTAATGCATGTGGGATAAGGAGCAGAAAAAAGAGAAGAGCTCTTCTAGGATTGAACAAAGAAGACAAGAAATCaaaaaaatcttcaaataagacaaTTGGCCATCAACAGAACCAGAGTAGTACCAGCAGTACAAGCAGCAGTGGAGAAAGTTCAACTAGTAATGCAGTAGTGAAGCAGAGTGAAAAGTGCATTCCTTTTAAAAAGAGATTATTGCATTTTGGTAGAGAAGTAGCAATGCAAAGACCAAGATCAAACTCTACACAGAGAAGAAAATTGGGTGAAGAAGAACAAGCAGCATTCTTGTTGATGGCTCTTTCTTGTGGCTCTGTTTATGCTTAA